A genome region from Setaria italica strain Yugu1 chromosome III, Setaria_italica_v2.0, whole genome shotgun sequence includes the following:
- the LOC106804224 gene encoding casparian strip membrane protein 1: protein MSTSEAPAAATVIPIDDVAHHHGKAPAVATAPPATSSAVPAAAAATTAPRKTGVPFFRRADRGSRCVALVDFVLRIAAFGPTLAAAIATGTSDETLSVFTQFFQFRARFDDFPALLFFMVANAIAAGYLVLSLPFSAVVVLRPQAIGLRHLLLVCDTIIVAMLTAAAAAAAAIVDLAHSGNLRANWVPICMQFHGFCQRTSGAVVASFLAVLVFVLLVILAAFAIRKR, encoded by the exons ATGAGCACCAGcgaggcccccgccgccgcgaccgTCATCCCCATCGACGACGTCGCCCACCACCACGGCAAGGCCCCGGCCGTGGCCACGGCTCCTCCCGCGACATCGTCAGCCGTCCCCGCAGCTGCAGCAGCGACCACGGCGCCTCGCAAGACGGGGGTCCCGTTCTTCCGGCGGGCCGACCGCGGCAGCCGGTGCGTGGCGCTCGTCGACTTCGTGCTCAGGATCGCGGCCTTCGGGcccaccctcgccgccgccatcgccacagGCACCTCCGACGAGACGCTCTCCGTCTTCACCCAGTTCTTCCAGTTCCGCGCCCGCTTCGACGACTTCCCGGCGCTCCT GTTCTTCATGGTGGCCAACGCGATCGCGGCGGGGTACCTGGtgctgtccctccccttctccgccgtcgtcgtcctccgcccACAGGCCATCGGCTTGCGCCACCTCCTGCTCGTCTGCGACACG ATAATTGTCGCGATGCTGAcggcggctgcagcggcggcggcggccatcgtgGACCTGGCGCACTCGGGGAACCTCCGCGCCAACTGGGTGCCCATCTGCATGCAGTTCCACGGCTTCTGCCAGCGCACcagcggcgccgtcgtcgcctccttcctcgccgtcctcgtctTCGTACTCCTCGTCATCTTGGCCGCCTTCGCCATCAGGAAGCGCTGA
- the LOC101772005 gene encoding probable serine/threonine-protein kinase BSK3, protein MGAWVSKGTWCCRKQHNGITNESTDAVTEEQGEAYELPAFQEFTFEQLRLATSGFAVENIVSEHGEKAPNVVYKGKLDAQRRIAVKRFNRSAWPDPRQFLEEARSVGQLRSKRLANLLGCCCEGDERLLVAEYMPNDTLAKHLFHWESQAMKWPMRLRVVLYLAEALEYCTSRGRALYHDLNAYRVLFDDDCNPRLSCFGLMKNSRDGKSYSTNLAFTPPEYMRTGRITPESVIYSFGTMLLDVLSGKHIPPSHALDLIRDRNFNMLTDSCLEGQFSNEEGTELVRLASRCLHYEPRERPNVRSLLQSLAPLQKDVETPSYELMDIPRGGASSIQSLTLSPLAEACSRKDLTAIHEILEKTGYKDDEGTANELSFQMWTNQMQDTLTSKKKGDNAFRQKDFTTAIDCYSQFIEVGTMVSPTIYARRCLSYLMNDKTQEALSDAMQALVISPTWPTAFYLQAAALLSQGMENEAQEALKDGCNLEQSSSSGH, encoded by the exons ATGGGCGCCTGGGTGTCCAAGGGCACCTGGTGCTGCCGCAAGCAGCACAACGGGATAACCAACGAGAGCACCGATGCTG TGACGGAGGAACAGGGGGAGGCGTACGAGCTGCCCGCGTTCCAGGAGTTCACCTTCGAGCAGCTACGCCTGGCTACGTCGGGGTTTGCAGTGGAGAACATCGTGTCTGAGCACGGCGAGAAGGCGCCCAATGTGGTATACAAGGGGAAGCTCGATGCCCAGCGCCGGATCGCCGTCAAGCGCTTCAACCGCTCTGCCTGGCCTGACCCGCGCCAGTTCCTG GAAGAAGCTAGATCAGTTGGCCAGCTCCGGAGCAAAAGATTGGCAAATTTACTTGGTTGTTGCTGTGAAGGTGATGAGAGGTTGCTTGTTGCAGAGTACATGCCCAACGACACACTAGCCAAACATCTTTTCCATT GGGAGTCACAAGCAATGAAATGGCCAATGAGATTAAGGGTTGTTCTCTATCTTGCTGAAGCTTTAGAATATTGCACCAGCAGGGGTCGTGCTCTCTACCATGATCTCAACGCCTATAGAGTTCTGTTTGATGAT GACTGTAATCCTAGACTTTCCTGTTTTggtctcatgaagaacagtcGGGATGGAAAAAGTTACAGTACCAATTTGGCATTTACACCTCCAGAATACATGAGGACTG GACGAATCACTCCTGAAAGTGTCATATACAGCTTTGGAACCATGCTGTTGGACGTTCTTAGTGGGAAGCATATTCCTCCTAGCCAT GCCCTTGACCTGAttcgagatcggaactttaaTATGCTTACAGACTCGTGTTTGGAGGGTCAATTTTCGAATGAAGAAGGAACAGAACTGGTGCGATTAGCTTCAAGGTGCCTTCACTATGAACCCCGTGAGCGGCCTAACGTAAGGTCACTTTTGCAATCATTGGCTCCTCTTCAGAAGGATGTTGAG ACTCCATCTTATGAACTAATGGACATTCCACGTGGCGGTGCATCATCTATCCAATCATTGACTCTTTCCCCTCTTGCTGAAGCCTGTTCCAGAAAGGATCTGACAGCAATACATGAAATTCTAGAAAAGACTGGCTACAAGGATGATGAGGGGACAGCAAATgag CTCTCATTTCAGATGTGGACGAATCAAATGCAAGATACATTGACCTCGAAGAAGAAGGGTGATAATGCTTTTAGACAAAAGGATTTCACGACAGCCATTGATTGTTATTCCCAG TTCATTGAAGTTGGTACGATGGTTTCACCAACCATTTATGCTCGGCGCTGCCTGTCATATCTGATGAATGACAAGACACAGGAAGCATTGAGTGATGCAATGCAGGCTCTAGTAATATCTCCAACATGGCCAACGGCATTCTATCTTCAGGCAGCAGCACTACTATCACAAGGCATGGAGAATGAAGCTCAAGAAGCACTAAAGGATGGTTGTAACCTAGAGCAAAGTAGCAGCAGTGGGCATTGA